ACGGATTCAGACCCGGTTTTTGGACGGGGAAGCCATCGCGGCGGTGGCGGATCCCCGACTCGCCCTGTTTAACATGAACGAACCGGCGGATTACCGCCGGGCGTGCGGGATGAAAGACGACGAGTAGAGCGCCCGGCGTAGAGTGTGCCGTTCTTCGCCCTCCGCACTGCGGCAAAAAGCCCCCAGACCTTTTGGGTGCTGAGGGCTGATCTTCGTCATTTGGTTTGCTGTTCCTGGGAGGGCTTTTCCGATTTGTCGCGGCTTTCACCGGAACCGTTGAAGGACTCCTTGAATTCGCGCAATGTTCGACCCACGGCCCGCCCCAATTCCGGCAGTTTGCTGGGGCCGAACAGAAGCAATGCCACCACCAGGATGAGAATCAGGCCGGGTACTCCGATGTTGCTGATCATCCAGTTCACACTCCGATGGGGTCTGCGACCCGTTAGGATTTGCATTCCCATTATACTATGTATTTGGACCGACCGCAAAGACAGACCCGGCGGAAAAACGGGTCGGACTGCAGTTTTCCCATTTTTGACACATGATTTTTTCGCTGTTTCAAAAGAAGGGCATTGTCAGGGATTCCGAGCTGTGATAAGATTACAAGAAATATTTGAACCAATACAACACCATACTCCTCACTGCGTGTGAAATAGGGGCGCGGAACTCCATCAGTACCCGGCGCGAGGCAGCGGCCGCCGTTGACCGGCGGGGAAAGGGGAGTCCGCCGAAGGCCTTCTTTCCGGCCGCGGAGGGATGGCCTGGGGCCGTCGCCGAACAGGGACGGCACTGTCACGAAAGCTTCGGCGGCTTTCGTGGAGCACTATCTCACAGGGGGTAAGTGAGGCTGGATTGAGCCGTATCGGCGACAGCTTCGTTTCCTGCTGTGGCCTTTTTTCATTTTTCGGGGAGTTATGAGGAAGCGGGGGGAGCTGACCAACATGGGTGTAGTGGTCCAGAAATTCGGGGGTACGTCGGTGGGAAGCGTGGAACGGATCCGGCGGGTGGCGGAGAGGGTGGCGGCCGTTCACGCCCAGGGAAAGCCATGCGTCGTCACCGTCTCTGCCATGGGGAAGACGACGGACCAGCTGATCGAATTGGCCCGCCAGGTGAGTCCCCGTCCTCCGGCCAGGGAGATGGATATGCTCCTCACCACCGGGGAACAGGTATCCATCGCCCTGCTGGCGATGGCTCTGTCGGAACTGGGGGTTCCGGCCCGGTCCCTGACCGGATGGCAGGCGGGGATCACCACGGATGGGATCCACGGAAAAGCGCGAATCCAAGAAATTGACACCCGGGTGATCCGGGAGTGTCTCGACCGCGGTGAGGTCGTAATCGTGGCGGGCTTCCAGGGGAAGACGGCAACGGGAGAGATCACCACGTTGGGCCGGGGCGGTTCCGACACCACCGCCGTGGCGCTGGCGGCGGCACTGGCGGCGGAGGTCTGCGAGATCTATACCGATGTGACCGGCGTCTTTACGGCGGATCCGCGGGTGGTGCCCCGGGCGGGAAAAATGGACGAGATCTCTTTTGAGGAGATGCTGGAGCTGGCCCATCTGGGCGCGGCGGTTCTCCACCCCCGGTCGGTGGAGTGCGCCATGAAGCACCGGGTGCCGCTGGTGGTCCGGTCCAGCTTTGTGGATGAGCCGGGAACCTGGGTGAAGGAGGCAAAGGACATGGAAACGGAGCGCAATGTGAGGGGCATCGCCCACGATATGCACGTTGCCCGGATGAAGGTGCTGGGGTTGGAAAACCGGATCGAAACCTTGTCCCGCCTGTTCGGCATCCTGGCTGATGCCCACATCAATGTGGACATGATCGTCCAGAGTGAACACGATGCGGAACGGGTGGACGTGGCCTTCAGCGTTCACGAGGATGAGGGGGAAGTGGCCAAGGGAGTGATCGAGGCACACCGGGAGGAGCTGGGCTATCTCAAGGTGCTGTATGAGACCGGACTGGCCAAGGTGTCTGCGGTGGGGGCCGGAATGGTGTCCCGCCCCGGTGTGGCGGCGAAGATGTTCGCGGCGCTCACCGATGCGGGAATCCGCATCAAAATGGTCTCCACCTCGGAAATCAAAATCTCCTGCGTCATTCCCCGTGACCGAGCCGTCGAAGCCGTTCGCGAGCTGCATGCCGCCTTCGGACTCGATGTGACGGCCGACGAGATGGCGGGTGCCGTCACGAAAGGGGTTGGATGAGTTCCTCATCCGCCTGTTTTATAATAGGAAAATATGGAAAATATATCCTTCTTCCGAAGATTTTTTTTGAATGTCGCCCCCTACCAAGGAGGAATTTTTCAATCTGTAGAGAATAAACAAGAATTAGGTGCAACTATGATCCATTCGAAAATGGGTGTAATTTCCGCTTGTACAAAAGGCCTATTATATTAAAGAATGGATCATAGGACATATTATGTACCGATACAGAAATGCAACTACATGGTCAAGGGGGTTGACTGATGAAGAAGGGCAAATGGACAGGCAGGATTTCAGCAATCCTGATTGCCTTCTCCCTGGTCTTCACCGCGGCCTGCGGCGGCGGCGGATCCGACCAGGGGAAAGGCAGTGAGGAGCTCGCCGAAGAACAGGTGCTCAATGTGGGCCGCATCAAGAGCGAGCCGCCCAGCCTGGATCCGGCAACCGCTACGGACCAAATGTCCAGTACGATACTTAACCAGTTGATGGAAGGCCTCACCCGGATAGATGCCGAGGGAAATCCGCATCCCGCCGTGGCTGAGAAGTGGGAGGTCAGCGAAGACGGGAAGGAAATCACCTTCCACCTGCGTAAGGATGCCAAGTGGTCCAACGGCGATCCGGTGACCGCCCACGATTTCGAGTACGCCTGGAAGCGGGTGCTCGATCCGAAGATGAAGCCGCCGGCTGACTACGCGTACCAGCTCTACTACCTGAAAAACGGGGAGAAGTACAACCAAGGGAAAGCGAAGGCCGAGGATGTCGGCGTCAAGGCGGTGGACGACCACACCCTGAAGGTGGAACTGGAGCAGCCGGCGCCCTATTTCGTGGCCCTCACCAGCTTCTACACCCTGTTCCCGGTCAACAAGAAAGTGGCTGAGGAAAACGACAAATGGGCCACCGAGGCCGACACCTACGTGGGCAACGGTCCCTTCAAGCTGAAGACCTGGGAGCACGATGCCAAGATCGAACTGGTGAAGAACGAGCATTACTGGGGCGCCAAGGATGTGAAGCTGACCCAGCTCAACTTCCCGTTCATCGGGGAAGCGCAGACGGGGTATCAGCAATTCAAGTCCCGCAAGCTGGATGAAGGGGATTCCATCATCATCCCGCCGGATTTGACGAAAAAAGGGCTGGAGAGCGGCGAGATCAAGTCGCAAAAACAACCGGCGGTCTACTTCTACATGTTCAACGTGGAGAAGAAGCCCTTTAACAACAAGAAGATCCGCAGAGCCTTCGCCTTGGCCATCGACCGTAAGTCGATCGTCGAAAACGTGACTCAGGGCGGACAGGTGCCGGCCACCGGCTTCGTTCCGTGGGGGATCCCGGACTTCGTCGCCGAGAAGGACTGGGTAGAGACCCGCGATGACTATCTGCCGGAAAAGGCCCAGCCGGAAGAAGCCAAGAAGCTGCTCGAGGAAGGCATGAAGGAAGAAGGGTTTGACAAACTTCCCGCGGTGACCATCGATTACAACACCGATGAAGGTCACAAGAAGATCGCCGAAGCGATTCAGCAAATGTGGAAGAAGAACCTCGGGGTGGACGTGAAACTGCGCAACTCCGAATGGCAGGTGTATCTGGACAAGACCAAGGCCGGCGACTTCCAGGTGGGACGCCTTGGTTGGTTGCCCGACTACATCGACCCGATGACCTTCATGGACATGTGGGTGACGGGTGGAGGCAACAACGATACCCGCTTCAGCCATAAGGAGTACGACGCCTTGATCAAGAAAGCCAAATCCACGGCCGATCAAAAGGTCCGCATGGAAGCGATGCACAAGGCGGAAGACATCCTGATGGACGAAATGCCGATCGCACCGATCTATTTCTATACGGATCTCTACATGGAGCAGGATTACGTGAAGGGTGTTGTGCGGAATCCGGACAAGAGTGTCTACTTCCGAGATGCCTATATTCTTGAGCATTAATGGAAGTTCCGGGCATGGGTGAAAGTCACCCCTTCATGGGGTGACTTTCCCTTGTCCGCTTTTTCTGCAGAGGAGGTGTTGCCGGTGCTTCGATATATTGGAAAACGTTTTCTTTACATGCTGCTCTCCCTCTGGGTGATCGCCACCCTGACTTTCGTCATGATGCATCTGGCTCCCGGCGGTCCCTTTGCCTCGGAGAAGAAGTTGCCGCCCCAGATCATCGCCAACCTGGAAGCGCATTATAATCTGGACAAGCCGCTTCCTGTGCAATATGCCCTCTATATGAAAAATTTGATCATGTTCGATCTGGGCCCCTCGATCAAATCGGAGGCCCGGGACGTGAACGGCATTCTGGCCGACGGATTCCCCGTCTCCGCCCAGCTTGGCCTTGAGGCGATGGCTGTCGCCGTGCTGGCGGGACTGATCATGGGAATTATCGCCTCTCTTCGCCACAACCGGCTGCCGGATTATACCGTCATGTTCCTGGCGGTGGTCGGGCTGGCCGTCCCCAGTTTCGTCCTTGCCCCACTCTTCCAGAAGTATTTTGGTCTCGAATGGGAACTGTTGCCGATTGCAGGCTGGGGTTCCTTTGAGGATTCCATTCTGCCGGCCATTGCACTGGCCTTTACCCCCCTGGCACTGATGACCCGATTGATGCGCTCCAGCATGCTGGAGGTGCTGGGACAGGATTACATCCGCACCGCCCGCGCGAAGGGGCTGTCCCCGTCAAGGGTGATCACCCGGCACGCGATCCGCAATGCCATTTTGCCGGCGATCACCATCGTCGGTCCCCTGGCGGTGGATATCATCACCGGCAGTTTCGTGATCGAGAAGATCTTCTCCATTCCGGGCATCGGAAAATATTTTGTGGACAGCATTTTTAACCGGGATTATTCGGTGATCATGGGCGTGACCGTCTTCTACTCCGCGCTGCTTCTCCTGGTCAATTTGCTGGTGGACATCGCCTACACGTGGGTGGATCCGCGAATCAAGATCGGCGGAAGGGGGGCGAACTGATATGTCTTTGCCTGCAGAAGCTTTTGAGCCGGCGCCGCGCCGCGAGGCGGAGGCGGAGGCCATTGCGCGGCCCAGCCTTACCTACTGGCAGGATGCCTGGTTGCGTCTGAAGAAGAACTGGATGGCGATGGCGGGTCTTATCATCCTCGTACTTCTCGCCGTGATGGCCATTTTCGGACCCTATATGGTGGAATACACCTATTACGAACAAAACCTGGAAACGGGAAAAAACCTGGAACCCTCCGGTGAGCACTGGTTCGGGACCGATGATCTGGGGCGGGATATGTTCGTCCGCACCTGGTACGGCGCCCGCGTGTCGCTGCTGATCGGATTGGCGGCGGGATTGATCGACTTGATCGTCGGTGTGCTCTACGGCGGCATTTCCGGCTACAAGGGCGGGCGGACCGACGAGATCATGATGCGGATCGTCGACGTCCTGTGGGGCCTTCCGTACCTGTTGATCGTGATTCTCCTGCTGGTCGTGATGGAGCCCGGCGTCCTGACGATCATCATCGCCTTGTCGGTTACCGGCTGGTTGCGCATGGCCCGTCTGGTGCGGGGGCAGGTCCTGCAGCTGAAGGAGCAGGAGTACGTGCTCGCCGCCCGAACCCTGGGGGCGAGCGGCCGGTGGATCTTGTCCAAGCATCTGCTCCCCAACTCTCTGGGACCGATCATTGTTCTTTTGACCTACACCGTCCCCAACGCCATTTTCGCCGAGGCGTTCCTGAGTTTCCTCGGGCTGGGGGTGCAGGCGCCCTTCGCCAGCTGGGGGACGATGATCGACGATGCGACGGCGGTGATTTTGTCGGGTGAGTGGTGGCGTCTCTTCTTCCCCGCCTTTTTCCTCAGCCTGACGCTGTTGGCCTTCAATATGCTCGGCGATGGCCTGAGGGATGCCCTGGATCCGAGAATGCGCAAGTAAAGGAGGGAGAACATGGCTCTTTTGGAAGTGGATAATCTGCATGTGTCGTTTCAGACTTACGGAGGAGAAGTACACGCGGTCCGCGGAGTCAGCTTCTCCCTCGAAAAGGGGGAGACCCTGGCCATCGTCGGCGAGTCGGGGAGCGGAAAAAGCGTCACCGCCCAGTCGATCATGCGGCTGATTCCGACGCCGCCGGGCATCATTAAGGAGGGGGAGATCCGCTTTGACGGAAAGAATCTCCTGTCCCTGTCCGAAAAGGAGATGTTCGGCATCCGGGGCTCGGAGATCGGCATGATCTTCCAGGATCCGATGACCTCCCTCAACCCGACGATGACCGTGGGCAAGCAGATCATGGAAGGATTGATCTGGCACCAGGGGATCGAGAAGCAGGCGGCCCGGGAGCGGGCGATCGAAATGCTTCGCCTGGTGGGAATTCCCACTCCTGAAAAGCGGGTGGATCAGTATCCCCACGAGTTCAGCGGCGGGATGCGGCAGCGGGCGATGATCGCCATGGCCATGGCGTGCAATCCGAAAATCCTCATCGCCGACGAACCCACCACCGCCCTGGACGTGACCATCCAGGCGCAGATCATGGAACTGATGAAGGAGCTGCAGGAAAAAACGGGAACGGCGATCATCCTGATCACCCACGATCTGGGAGTGGTGGCCGAAACCGCTCACAAGGTGGCCGTCATGTACGGCGGGAAAGTGGTGGAGTACGGAACGGTGGAGGAGATTTTCTACCGTCCCCGCCATCCCTACACCTGGGGACTGCTCAACTCCATGCCCCGGCTGGATATGAAACGGGACGGGGAATTGCAGTCGATCCCGGGTTCCCCGCCGGACCTGTTCAAGCCGCCGCAGGGATGCCCCTTCGCCGACCGTTGCCCTCATACGATGAACATCTGCCACAGCACGATGCCGGAGAAGACCGATGTCTCTCCCAGCCACGGGGTATATTGCTGGCTGGAGCATCCCCAGGCGCCACGCGTGGATCGAAATCTTCGGGTGAACATCTCGGCGAAGTGAGTTTCCCCGCGAATGCTCTTCTGCGCAAGATGCTCTGCCACGGGACGGAAAAGGGGAGGGCCTTTGGCCGCCCCTTTCGGACCCGATGGCACGGCCTTGACACACCCCTTTAAATTGTCGTATGATAACAGAAAATTCAATAGGCGTCTTCTTATCCAGAGTGGCGGAGGGACTGGCCCTATGAAGCCCGGCAACCACCCCGCTCCCGTCCAGGGAACGGCCGGATTGAGCTTGATCCGGACGAGGGGAAAGGTGCCAATTCCTGCAGGACCCTCGGGTCCTGAGAGATGAGAAGAGGCGGAACGGAATTCTACCCATTAGCGGTCCCGCGCCCTCTTCTGATCGAAGAGGGCGCTTGCTTTTCCGGAAGGGGGAGGATGGATGTGGCGACAACCGTCAACTGCCCGCAAAAGCTGACGGTTTCGATCGGTCCGATGGATTTGGAGTGCGGCCGGCGCCTTAAGCAGGTGGAAATCGCCGTGGAGACCGCCGGGACCTTAAACGAATCCCGGGACAACGTGATCCTTGTTTGTCATGCGCTTACAGGCGATGCCCACACGGTGGGGGATGAGGATCACCCCGGATGGTGGTACGGGCTGATCGGACCGGGCGGGTATATCGATACCAACCGCTATTTTGTGATCACGACCAATGTTCTGGGCGGATGCGCCGGAAGCACCGGTCCTTCGTCGATCGATCCGGAGACGGGGCGTCCCTACGGGTCTTCTTTTCCCGTGGTGACGATTCGGGATATGGTCCGCGCCCAGCGGCGCTGCCTGGAGAAAATGGGCATCTCCAAAATTGCGGCGGTGATCGGCGGTTCGATGGGCGGGATGCAGGTGCTGGAATGGGGCATCATGTACCCTGAAACGGTGGAGCGGATGATCCCGATCGCCACTTCCGCCGCCTTCTCTCCGATGGGGATCGCCTTCAACGACATCGGTCGCCAGGCGATCTTGGCGGATCCCGAATGGAAGGGCGGAAATTATTATCCCGGGCCCGGGCCCCGAAAGGGTTTGGCCATTGCCCGGATGATGGGGATGGTCACCTACCGGACCGAAACCCTTTTTGAGGAGCGGTTCAGCCGTCGGATCCAGGACGACGGCCCCATTACCCGGATGGATTCGATGTTTCAGGTGGAAAGCTACCTGCGATATCACGGGGAGAAGCTGGTCCGCCGCTTCGACGCGAACAGCTATTTGTATCTCCTCAAGGCGATGGATCTGCACGACATCGGGCGGGGACGAGGAGGGGTGGAGCGGGCGCTGTCCCGGATCCAGTCCGATGTGTTGGTGATCGGCATCCGGGAAGACATTCTGTTTCCGATCCGGGAGCAGCGAAAGATTCACTTCCTGCTTCAACGGCTGGGGAAGCGGTCTTTGCTGGAAGAAATTCATTCCCATTACGGTCATGACGCCTTTTTGGTCGAATTTGACCAGGTGGGCCCGCCGATTCGGCGTTTCCTGGGAGAAGGGGGCTGAGGGGTCTCCTTGACGCTCCCACGCAGTGGGAGTACAATAGGAATGTATTTATTCACTCTGTGAAACCCCTTTCCAAAAAGCGGTTTTCATTTTGACGATGATTTTTATGAATGTGCTGCCGTCTGTGCAGCTTTTTTGGAAAGTAGG
This is a stretch of genomic DNA from Planifilum fimeticola. It encodes these proteins:
- a CDS encoding ABC transporter permease translates to MLRYIGKRFLYMLLSLWVIATLTFVMMHLAPGGPFASEKKLPPQIIANLEAHYNLDKPLPVQYALYMKNLIMFDLGPSIKSEARDVNGILADGFPVSAQLGLEAMAVAVLAGLIMGIIASLRHNRLPDYTVMFLAVVGLAVPSFVLAPLFQKYFGLEWELLPIAGWGSFEDSILPAIALAFTPLALMTRLMRSSMLEVLGQDYIRTARAKGLSPSRVITRHAIRNAILPAITIVGPLAVDIITGSFVIEKIFSIPGIGKYFVDSIFNRDYSVIMGVTVFYSALLLLVNLLVDIAYTWVDPRIKIGGRGAN
- a CDS encoding aspartate kinase; its protein translation is MGVVVQKFGGTSVGSVERIRRVAERVAAVHAQGKPCVVTVSAMGKTTDQLIELARQVSPRPPAREMDMLLTTGEQVSIALLAMALSELGVPARSLTGWQAGITTDGIHGKARIQEIDTRVIRECLDRGEVVIVAGFQGKTATGEITTLGRGGSDTTAVALAAALAAEVCEIYTDVTGVFTADPRVVPRAGKMDEISFEEMLELAHLGAAVLHPRSVECAMKHRVPLVVRSSFVDEPGTWVKEAKDMETERNVRGIAHDMHVARMKVLGLENRIETLSRLFGILADAHINVDMIVQSEHDAERVDVAFSVHEDEGEVAKGVIEAHREELGYLKVLYETGLAKVSAVGAGMVSRPGVAAKMFAALTDAGIRIKMVSTSEIKISCVIPRDRAVEAVRELHAAFGLDVTADEMAGAVTKGVG
- a CDS encoding peptide ABC transporter substrate-binding protein, which produces MKKGKWTGRISAILIAFSLVFTAACGGGGSDQGKGSEELAEEQVLNVGRIKSEPPSLDPATATDQMSSTILNQLMEGLTRIDAEGNPHPAVAEKWEVSEDGKEITFHLRKDAKWSNGDPVTAHDFEYAWKRVLDPKMKPPADYAYQLYYLKNGEKYNQGKAKAEDVGVKAVDDHTLKVELEQPAPYFVALTSFYTLFPVNKKVAEENDKWATEADTYVGNGPFKLKTWEHDAKIELVKNEHYWGAKDVKLTQLNFPFIGEAQTGYQQFKSRKLDEGDSIIIPPDLTKKGLESGEIKSQKQPAVYFYMFNVEKKPFNNKKIRRAFALAIDRKSIVENVTQGGQVPATGFVPWGIPDFVAEKDWVETRDDYLPEKAQPEEAKKLLEEGMKEEGFDKLPAVTIDYNTDEGHKKIAEAIQQMWKKNLGVDVKLRNSEWQVYLDKTKAGDFQVGRLGWLPDYIDPMTFMDMWVTGGGNNDTRFSHKEYDALIKKAKSTADQKVRMEAMHKAEDILMDEMPIAPIYFYTDLYMEQDYVKGVVRNPDKSVYFRDAYILEH
- a CDS encoding ABC transporter ATP-binding protein encodes the protein MALLEVDNLHVSFQTYGGEVHAVRGVSFSLEKGETLAIVGESGSGKSVTAQSIMRLIPTPPGIIKEGEIRFDGKNLLSLSEKEMFGIRGSEIGMIFQDPMTSLNPTMTVGKQIMEGLIWHQGIEKQAARERAIEMLRLVGIPTPEKRVDQYPHEFSGGMRQRAMIAMAMACNPKILIADEPTTALDVTIQAQIMELMKELQEKTGTAIILITHDLGVVAETAHKVAVMYGGKVVEYGTVEEIFYRPRHPYTWGLLNSMPRLDMKRDGELQSIPGSPPDLFKPPQGCPFADRCPHTMNICHSTMPEKTDVSPSHGVYCWLEHPQAPRVDRNLRVNISAK
- the tatA gene encoding twin-arginine translocase TatA/TatE family subunit, producing MISNIGVPGLILILVVALLLFGPSKLPELGRAVGRTLREFKESFNGSGESRDKSEKPSQEQQTK
- the metX gene encoding homoserine O-acetyltransferase MetX; its protein translation is MATTVNCPQKLTVSIGPMDLECGRRLKQVEIAVETAGTLNESRDNVILVCHALTGDAHTVGDEDHPGWWYGLIGPGGYIDTNRYFVITTNVLGGCAGSTGPSSIDPETGRPYGSSFPVVTIRDMVRAQRRCLEKMGISKIAAVIGGSMGGMQVLEWGIMYPETVERMIPIATSAAFSPMGIAFNDIGRQAILADPEWKGGNYYPGPGPRKGLAIARMMGMVTYRTETLFEERFSRRIQDDGPITRMDSMFQVESYLRYHGEKLVRRFDANSYLYLLKAMDLHDIGRGRGGVERALSRIQSDVLVIGIREDILFPIREQRKIHFLLQRLGKRSLLEEIHSHYGHDAFLVEFDQVGPPIRRFLGEGG
- a CDS encoding ABC transporter permease gives rise to the protein MSLPAEAFEPAPRREAEAEAIARPSLTYWQDAWLRLKKNWMAMAGLIILVLLAVMAIFGPYMVEYTYYEQNLETGKNLEPSGEHWFGTDDLGRDMFVRTWYGARVSLLIGLAAGLIDLIVGVLYGGISGYKGGRTDEIMMRIVDVLWGLPYLLIVILLLVVMEPGVLTIIIALSVTGWLRMARLVRGQVLQLKEQEYVLAARTLGASGRWILSKHLLPNSLGPIIVLLTYTVPNAIFAEAFLSFLGLGVQAPFASWGTMIDDATAVILSGEWWRLFFPAFFLSLTLLAFNMLGDGLRDALDPRMRK